The following DNA comes from Halostagnicola kamekurae.
GCCGTACGGAAGTTCATTTCCTCGTTTCATACTCCAATAGACGATACAGTGGATTTTGGATGTAGAGAATTCCGAGTCTTTCTCACGATCCCTCCTACGGGTCCGTCTCAGCTCTGAGAACGGCGTTTACGTACTCCTCTGCCGTCTGTCTGGCTGTCGCGAGCGTGTCCGCCTCGTCCAGAACGACGGCTCGAGTGCGTCCCCCATCGACGATAGTCATGAGCGCTCGAGTCGCGTGTTCGGCGTCGACGTCGGTGAACACGCCTTCGGAGATGCCGTGATCGATCACCGTTCGAAGCATGTATCGGACGTACTCGTCGTTCTGTTGGAACCGGTCGGCAAACGGCTCGTTGTACGGTGTCTGTCCCCGCATCTCGAGCACTGCGATCAACAGGTCGTGATGGTCCTCCGGTGCGACGAGGAGTTGGTCGAGCAGAAGGTCCAATCGCCGTTCGGGGTCCGTCGTCTCCACCTGGTGTATCGTCTCGACGAACCGATCGAGGATATAGTCCAGAAACGCGACGAGCAAGTCGTCTTTCGTGTCGTAGTGGTAGTGAATGGCGGCGGTCGATTTCCCGTATTCCTCGGCAATGCGCTTGATCGTCAGATCGGCGTATCCGCTTTCTCGAAGCGCGCGATAGGTCGCACGCATGATCTCTACGTCGGGATCCGAGGAAGTTCGTTCCGGAAAGTCGCCCATTGGTGCTGTGTGCGTCCTCGACCAGATAACCGTTTTGACTGAATCGTCAGGATTCGGACTGCTCTATTACGCGCTTTGCCGCCATTTTAAGTCGATATAACGCGGAACTCTCACGCGAACCGAACTCCCGAAGACTTTTGACTGACTGGTTAGTAAGTTCTGTATCTCCCGTTATGGCGGACGAACCAGCCACCGAGATCCTGAAGGCAACGTATCAGGTTCTCTGCGAGCGCGGATATACAGATCTCACGCTCCAGGATATCGCTGCGGAAGCAGACACGAGCAAGTCGTCTATTCATTACCACTACGACTCCAAAGACCAGTTGTTCGTCGCCTTTCTCGATGAACTGTACGACCGGTTCACGAGCCGGGTACGTTCGCTCGACAGCGACACGCCACGGGAACGGCTCGACGCGTTGTTGCAGTCACTCCTCGTGACTGATGCTGATC
Coding sequences within:
- a CDS encoding TetR/AcrR family transcriptional regulator; amino-acid sequence: MGDFPERTSSDPDVEIMRATYRALRESGYADLTIKRIAEEYGKSTAAIHYHYDTKDDLLVAFLDYILDRFVETIHQVETTDPERRLDLLLDQLLVAPEDHHDLLIAVLEMRGQTPYNEPFADRFQQNDEYVRYMLRTVIDHGISEGVFTDVDAEHATRALMTIVDGGRTRAVVLDEADTLATARQTAEEYVNAVLRAETDP